The genomic interval GGCGCCACTAAAACGATTATATGGCTCACTGATGACACATCCAATCGGAGTCCTTGCGTTCTAGGCATCAGCCACACCGGCGTATCAGCATTGATCCCCCTCCAATGACCCTTGCCGAGTTGTGACAAGCCACAAATCCCGCATAATGGAGGGGTTCTCCATCTGACATCTTCAACTTGACACCGAGTCTTTGCCCTCTCTTGGCCCCTTGAGCTTCGAAAAGTCATATATCACATGCCTTGGAAAACTACCATGCCCATAGTATCACGttgaaaagaagaggatcgaATTGTACGTCGTATTGAGTGTTTAAATGACTAATTAATTGAACCAAAGGGTCACGCAAGACTTCCACCGGCATCTTCGGCATCCAAATTGAGCGAAAGACAGGAGCTCGCCACGTGTGACTCAGCCAGTGGCTGTGGAGAGGCGCCCAGCCACAGCCCATTCCGGAAGATTCCTTGAAAGTGGATCGGATGTGCCCTctgtctcctttttcttctttctagtTGACGGAGTCTAAAGAGGGAATAGTGTTTCCATTCTGGTATCTTGGCGTCGAGGTTGTTGCCCCAGCAACTGCGCCTGTTTCGATATTAGAGCGGAGAATCCTTAATTAGGCGGAAATTAGAAGGTGGGCTCTGCAATATGGAGtatctcatcctcatcgggaATATGAGGGCGGAGGATCCTTGAACAACAATCCAATCCATATTTCCTATTCAACCTGCCATACGTAACCCCCAGCTAGAAATACCTGGAAGTGCTTATGAACAGTTGGTACTCTGGATATAATTATCCCGATTTTACTGGCCCGATCATTGACGTCTACGCTGAACAGACGGAGGGAGCGTAAGTTCAGTTTAAGGGTTCAAGTGTCGAGTAAATGGTAGAATCGATAGAATTGATGCTACTTTTTGATCTCGCACCCGGTCGCCAGAATGGTCTAGTCAGATAATTAAGAAAGACCTTAGCACTTCTTAGCAGTGACGTGGTCTTCAGGTATACCGGTCTGGCCTATGCGCTAGAGAGGCATTATACCCCTAATGGCTTTGACTTATTTTACCTCTTTACTTCTGTTATAGCCAGCGGGTTTCTTGAAAGAACAAACAGAAGACTTATGTTCTTATGAGGGCGAAAATCCCCGGCTCTTATATAACAGATCAGGCATGTCATCTCATAATTTGAACTCAAACACTTCCAGCCATTTATTCCCCGGATCAGGAACGACACAACTCACCAAAGCTAACTATGTGCTTCAGTGGACGCTGGCTGAATATGAACGGGCACAGTAAAGTTATACTGCACATCAGGTATAGGCAGCGTCTCGATCACCGCTGGGCTACCCTTCAATGTAAACTCGAAAGTCAATTCCTCTGAATTATCCAATGCAATCTTGTAACGTCCTGGAAAAATGACGAGACTTCCATTCTCATCAGCTCGTGCCAGTGAGCCGAGGGTGAGAGGCAGCTCTGCCACTTGATCGCTTCCACGAGCAATATTGAGGAGACGCACGTAAGACACCAGGGACTTATTTGGTCGTGGAGCCGGGCCCGCATTCTTGCTGGAGAGAAACAACAGGCTAACGTAGTCGGAAGTTTTATGGCCGACATTTTTGACTCTCGCCTTGACAGTGGTCAAGGGTGTGTTGTCATTGATCGGACCGCCTGAACTATTTCGGCATGAGGCGACAAGGTCCTGAATGTTGTACTCACGGTTCAAAGTCTTTTCCCAGTCAAACATGAATTTTGTGTAGTGAAGGCCGTAGCCGAACGGGAGCACCGGCTTTCCTGTGTACCATTTGTATGTTCGTCCGGGATATAAATCTGTAGGGCGAAGGTTGATATCGAAGATATTGACTTGGTCGGCATAACTGGCGGGATACTGTGTGACGGGTAGTCTGCCTGCAGGTGACCTTTTGCCCACAAGAACATCAAGGAGAGCAGTGCCTCCGCTTTGACTGGGATATCCCGCCCAAACCAGAGCTTGGAtatctttgttcttcaggaTGGCGCTGTCATCGACCTGGCCGCCTCCAAATTGGACGACTACCAGTGGCTTGGAGAGCTTGGACAAGCTCGTGATGAGATCTAGTTGGTTTCCTGGCCAAGCGAGCGAAGTCCGGTCCAGCGTTTCGGACTCGAGGGAGTTGTCGATGCCACCAAGATAAATGATCAAATCGGACTTGTTTGCGGCTGCTAGAGCCTCCTCGAATCCACTGGTGTTCTGATTGTTGATTGCTGTACCCAGTGCATAATTCACTTTCCACCTGCTGTCGCCAAATGCTTCCAATGGGCTGATCAAGTACGGGGCATCGCCGGAGTAGTCGCCCTGCATCTGAGTCGTGGCATTTGCGAATGGTCCAATCACAGCGACACTCTTGTATTTATGCGGAGAATCtaaaggaagaagatcgtcaTTCTTGAGAAGCGTCATGCCTTCGACTGCAGCCTCATACGCGAGAGCCTGTGCGTCAGGGGTAGAAACGTCAGAGAAATCGAGTTTGTCGTACTTCCCGCCGTCAAAGAAGCCGACCGTGAACAATGCCGAATATAGTCTTGCCAATGACTGGTCCATGACTTTGACTGAGGTCTGATTTGCCGCGAGAGATTCGTTGAGCTTCAGATAGGACGAACCACATTCCAAATCAACACCGGCATTGAGAGCAACTGAGGCTGCCGCTTCTTCGGTGTCAGTAAAGTTGTGGTATTGCCAAATATCTGTGACTGCGCCGCAGTCAGACACCACGTAGTGATAGTCTGAATTGAAATTCCAGTGCTTTCTGAGCACCTCATCGAGAAGGTATTCATTCGCACAAGCTGGGATGCCGGAGACTGAATTGTACGAACACATAATGCTTCCCACATCCGTGTCACGCACGCAAGTCTTGAATGGTGCAAGGAAGTACTCGCTCAGATCCTGCTGGGTCGGATTGTAGTTGTTTCCATATCTACCCGTTTCCAAGTCGTAGACCGCGTAATGCTTGCATGTTGCGATGACttgcttgttcttcgggTCATCGCCCTGAAGTCCTGGAACAAAATTGCGAATATAATTCTGCGCGACCAAAGGATCCTCACCGGGTGTTTCTTGCCCTCTTCCCCATCGAGGATCTCTGAATCCATTGATGTTCGGAGCCCAGAAATCGAATCCCGAAAATCCATTGTTGCCAAATACCCGTCCTTCTCTGCCAATTACTTCAGCGATTTTGCGAATCAAAGTGTCATCGAAGGAAGCCGCTGTTAGGATCGGTGCAGGGAAACTTGTGGCATAGCTGAAGTTAGCTGGTTTGGAAGTGAATTGCACACCTGGTGCAGAGCCGACACCATGAGTTGCCTCACTCCACCACTCGTAGGAAGGTAAGCCGAGGCGGGTAGATCCAGCTGAAGCATCCACGAGATTAAGGATCTTTTCCTCCAGGGTCAGGGATTTGACCAGTGAATCGACTCTCTCCGCAATGCTTAATGAAGTATCACAGACAGGGTGACTGCAGAGGGGCTGGGTTTGACACGCTGGCACGAATTTAGTGTTCACTCCGCCCCCTTGTGGATTTGAGATTTTATACAAGGACATGCTAAATACAGGTGCAGAATGTTAgcattttgttctctttgacTTTGGCATTTGACTTACACATAGTTTCCTCCACATGCGCTGGATGGTTCAGTTGCGCATTGAGAGTTGCAGCTGGTCTCATTTGTCTTGGTTGCGAGGCTGAAATCGGGCTCACTCCCACAGAAACATTGCCTATTTGGGGATCAGCGTGAGAACCAATAGTTTATTCGGTAAAAAGAGAGCTTGCTTACGTTCCAAACTCGATACCCCCATATGTAAAGCCCCGTTGACCGCACCAGTTGGCACAGTACTGAGGTGTCATACCAATGGTGCTAAGTTTCGCTGCCGTCAAAATCGTCACTTTAGGATCTAAGTAACACCCAACGTAGCTTTTTGAGGCATTATAGACTGCTGTAGGTTCTGAATTGTCATGATTACAGACAAATGCGGCGTGTACACCAGTCTGTACTGCCATGAGAGACAGTAGTACTGTTGCACTGACGCGAAAGGGCTGAGATGGTGCCatgatgatcttcttccaatcTCTGCACCGAGAAACTGAAAGATGCAGGTATCACTAGAAAGGAACTACAGAATGATACCCCGCTGTGTGATTAACAAGTCTAAGTGAATGCGGGACTTGTTCTACTGCATATAGGCATCCCGGCTTGTTGAATTTCGCCATTGATCTCTAGGCTAAATTACTGATTACATACTTAGTCGGATATAACCACACCGACTAGAGGTCCGGCATGCTCCTACTTGGCTCGCACTGTCGATCTCCGGTGTGGGAGGAGGGGTAGGTAACAATTTGCTCAGAATGGGCCACCGGTTGTCTTCCCCGTATATTCTGGTACAGTCCCGGGACTGTATCGAAGTAGACTACGGAAGGTGGGAACGCTTCCCCGCAAAATCCGACAACCCTGGCGGCAGTTGGACCCTTAGAAACGAGCGCGTCTGCGGGTAATTTCCCGGTAGTTACTTCTCCGTTCTTTCAAGTAACCTTGCCTAAACTATAGGGATCACTGAACCATGAAAAGTCAGTTGATTCCATTAGGCTAATAGAAGTTAACCTAAATGGAAAgatcttccattccatcATAAGTTATGCATGCTCGCCTTTAGCCTAAATCTCCAGGTCACAAATGCCTGTCTCAGAACTAACGGCTAAACGTTTATACAGCTAAAGGATTAGGGCTTCAACAATGTTGAACCTTTTCAACACGGATATTTTCCTGATTTGAAATGGAAGAGTACCTATGGTCCCCGCACATAGATCGAGAACCGTATAAAATACTACGGTGAATATTGAATGAAACGTTTGAAGCCCAAGAGGAAAGGGCCCGATTGAGACAGCCGCAGGCTAGTAGCTTTGTCATTGATATATCCGATTTGGAAACATGCT from Aspergillus flavus chromosome 7, complete sequence carries:
- a CDS encoding exo-1,4-beta-xylosidase xlnD, coding for MAPSQPFRVSATVLLSLMAVQTGVHAAFVYPKVTILTAAKLSTIGMTPQYCANWCGQRGFTYGGIEFGTQCFCGSEPDFSLATKTNETSCNSQCATEPSSACGGNYVMSLYKISNPQGGGVNTKFVPACQTQPLCSHPVCDTSLSIAERVDSLVKSLTLEEKILNLVDASAGSTRLGLPSYEWWSEATHGVGSAPGVQFTSKPANFSYATSFPAPILTAASFDDTLIRKIAEVIGREGRVFGNNGFSGFDFWAPNINGFRDPRWGRGQETPGEDPLVAQNYIRNFVPGLQGDDPKNKQVIATCKHYAVYDLETGRYGNNYNPTQQDLSEYFLAPFKTCVRDTDVGSIMCSYNSVSGIPACANEYLLDEVLRKHWNFNSDYHYVVSDCGAVTDIWQYHNFTDTEEAAASVALNAGVDLECGSSYLKLNESLAANQTSVKVMDQSLARLYSALFTVGFFDGGKYDKLDFSDVSTPDAQALAYEAAVEGMTLLKNDDLLPLDSPHKYKSVAVIGPFANATTQMQGDYSGDAPYLISPLEAFGDSRWKVNYALGTAINNQNTSGFEEALAAANKSDLIIYLGGIDNSLESETLDRTSLAWPGNQLDLITSLSKLSKPLVVVQFGGGQVDDSAILKNKDIQALVWAGYPSQSGGTALLDVLVGKRSPAGRLPVTQYPASYADQVNIFDINLRPTDLYPGRTYKWYTGKPVLPFGYGLHYTKFMFDWEKTLNREYNIQDLVASCRNSSGGPINDNTPLTTVKARVKNVGHKTSDYVSLLFLSSKNAGPAPRPNKSLVSYVRLLNIARGSDQVAELPLTLGSLARADENGSLVIFPGRYKIALDNSEELTFEFTLKGSPAVIETLPIPDVQYNFTVPVHIQPASTEAHS